A single genomic interval of Theropithecus gelada isolate Dixy chromosome 16, Tgel_1.0, whole genome shotgun sequence harbors:
- the FOXJ1 gene encoding LOW QUALITY PROTEIN: forkhead box protein J1 (The sequence of the model RefSeq protein was modified relative to this genomic sequence to represent the inferred CDS: deleted 1 base in 1 codon), translating into MAESWLRLSGAGPAEEAGPEGGLEEPDALDDSLTSLQWLQEFSILNAKAPALPPGGTDTHGYHQVPGSAAPGSPLAADPACLGQPHTPGKPTSSCTSRSAPPGLQAPPPDDVDYATNPHVKPPYSYATLICMAMQASKATKITLSAIYKWITDNFCYFRHADPTWQNSIRHNLSLNKCFIKVPREKDEPGKGGFWRIDPQYAERLLSGAFKKRRLPPVHIHPAFARQAAQEPSAVPRAGLLTVNTEAQQLLREFEEATGEAGWGAGEGRLGHKRKQPLPKRVAKVPRSPSTLLPTPEEQGELEPLKGNFDWEAIFDTGTLGGELGALEALELSPPLSPASHVDVDLTIHGCHIDCPATWGPSVEQAADSLDFDETFLATSFLQHPWDESGSGCLPPEPLFEAGDATLASDLQDWASVGAFL; encoded by the exons ATGGCGGAGAGCTGGCTGCGCCTCTCGGGAGCTGGGCCGGCGGAGGAGGCCGGGCCGGAGGGCGGCCTGGAGGAGCCCGACGCCCTGGATGACAGCCTGACCAGCCTGCAGTGGCTGCAGGAATTCTCCATTCTCAACGCCAAGGCCCCCGCCCTGCCCCCGGGGGGCACCGACACCCACGGCTACCACCAGGTGCCAGGTTCGGCGGCGCCCGGGTCCCCCCTGGCGGCCGACCCCGCCTGCCTGGGGCAGCCACACACGCCGGGCAAGCCCACGTCGTCGTGCACGTCGCGGAGCGCGCCCCCGGGGCTGCAGGCCCCG CCCCCCGACGACGTGGACTACGCCACCAACCCGCACGTGAAGCCTCCCTACTCGTATGCCACGCTCATCTGCATGGCCATGCAGGCCAGCAAGGCCACCAAGATCACCCTGTCGGCCATCTACAAGTGGATCACGGACAACTTCTGCTACTTCCGCCACGCAGATCCCACCTGGCAG AATTCAATCCGCCACAATCTGTCTCTGAACAAGTGCTTCATCAAAGTGCCTCGGGAGAAGGACGAACCAGGCAAGGGCGGCTTCTGGCGCATCGACCCCCAGTACGCGGAGCGGCTGCTGAGCGGGGCTTTCAAGAAGCGGCGGCTGCCCCCTGTCCACATCCACCCAGCCTTTGCCCGCCAGGCTGCGCAGGAGCCCAGCGCTGTCCCCCGGGCCGGGCTGCTGACGGTGAACACCGAGGCCCAGCAGCTACTGCGGGAGTTCGAGGAGGCCACCGGGGaggcaggctggggtgcaggcGAGGGCAGGCTGGGGCATAAGCGCAAACAGCCACTGCCCAAGCGAGTAGCCAAGGTCCCGCGGTCCCCCAGCACCCTGCTGCCCACCCCAGAGGAGCAGGGTGAGCTGGAACCCCTCAAAGGCAACTTTGACTGGGAGGCCATCTTCGACACCGGCACTCTGGGCGGGGAGCTGGGTGCGCTGGAGGCCCTGGAGCTGAGCCCACCTCTGAGCCCCGCCTCACACGTGGACGTGGACCTCACCATCCACGGTTGCCACATCGACTGCCCCGCCACCTGGGGGCCTTCGGTGGAGCAGGCTGCCGACAGCCTGGACTTCgacgagaccttcctggccacaTCCTTCCTGCAGCACCCCTGGGACGAGAGCGGCAGTGGCTGCCTGCCCCCGGAGCCCCTCTTTGAGGCCGGGGACGCCACCCTGGCCTCCGACCTGCAGGACTGGGCCAGCGTGGGGGCCTTCTTGTAA